attttcaAAATGATCTAGTTTTACTAACCATTGTTAATTATATTGTTTTCTTCTGGAATTTTTAATTAGGGAGggtcatttttttagaaaatgagaaggggacagggagagagagagagagagagagggggaagtgggacgtttttgtttttggtttttattttattttaatattaaaggtattttaacatcacctgtagatgagacttcaataaaaaaaacattaaaatttgaacctgtgaaattatattattgcccatcatttttttttgtgtcacaGAAGACTAAGTagtcttttcaccctcttttggttgacagagagtttcattaattaataaagatagatttagagctcgtttggatgtgcttttaaaatgactaaaaacgtttttggtgaaaatactTTTAGAactaatccttagtaaaaaagCAAGTAAATTTTGGAAAAGCACATAACtagtgcttcttgcagaaagcatttcaagtgcttttgaaatccaaaatattttctctacaaacgttttcagttattttaaaagcacattgaTGTCCTGACTTTCAATGATACGACTTTCCTGTGACGTCTAAATATTGGACTTTTGGTTTTGCGTTATTTTTTTGGTGACGTTTTATACATAATTCAGTGTTTGGTATGACATTCCTACCGACCGAATCCATTCTTTAAGGGATCGAAACTCGACGAAACTGGAGCAATTCAAAGGCTCGTATTGCACAAAAGGGTCGAAAATAGCCCCAACTAGATAATAATTTACATATCCAACCACCAAAGGAACACTGAACTGCAAGGGCCTATATAGGAGAATGGTATTATTTCTAATTGGACAATTTGGGAACACATGAAAATGTGCTCCTCATCCAGTATGGGAGTATGGTTACATTAACGGATAAATGGTAAATGCTAATACAGGAGTTTTACCTGCAAATCGTGGAATCGCGCGGTAAAAACAGAGCAGAATACAATGCAGGTAAATCTGAATAGTTAATCGTTCGAAAGTTTTGACACCGCCACTTTTAAGCAAGCTTGAAGATAGATAGTCTGGTCGGAGTGAGCTCCCGAAGTGCTTATGTTGTGAAAGAGGAAAGAAGGAACGAGGAATTTGGATGCTCCGAATAACAGGATGCCGAGAATGAACCATAAGAACGAACTATGCTACCGAAATATGCAGTCATGAGAAAGATGTCTCTATCTTGTCATGGAGGTTTACTACCAGGTCATGTGCATCGTCCAGGAGCTTCCATATATCGAGTTGCCCCGAGATGCTATTGCACTCCCGGATAATCTCATCCATGCTGCTATACTTCTCGATTATCAGCTTCCTCTTCTGCAATACAGAAGCTGCGATGGCGAAGAGTAACAGATCGTCTGTTGGTGGGGCTCGTTGCCTTATCCTGCTCCATGCAGATTTTCCGATACCTGCCCTTATGGCTGCTTGATCGGCCCACATTACCTCCCATAGGCATACTGTCTGTTCGAACGTCAACTCCCTCCTAAATAGCACAACCACCATCCTATAAACGAAAAAGCAATCCTCCGCCTGGAGCTTCTCCAAGTGCCTGTATAGATGGGAGTCCTTGCATTTGATAATTTTAGAAACGATACTCAACTGCCTTCGGATCCCTACCTCGTCAAGCCTAAAATTATGTCGAGCCTTCTTCATGAAACCGACAAAACACCAGAAAGCCTCGTGATCCTCTGTTATTACAGCAGCTATAGGAGAAAGCAGGTCACTCATGCCCTGGCAGTAACCAATTTCGGGGTCATAGAGTGCATATGCTTCAAGAATAGCAACTAGTCTAGCAGCATGGAAAATTCTGCAAGGCTCCAAGTGACTGTAATCTTTCAACCCAACAGCCTCAGCAGTACGTGATGCCCTATCCTGTGACACTTCAGCTTGAGATGGGGCGTGCGGAATCCAATCTGAATTAGTCCGTACCGCATCAAGGCGTATGATCCGCTGCCAGGTGGCAAAATCCtcaatgtttagatttgattggACCTC
This region of Malus domestica chromosome 07, GDT2T_hap1 genomic DNA includes:
- the LOC103439927 gene encoding rab GTPase-activating protein 22 isoform X2, yielding MIPSGSGNAFISGGGGLWSAAPSYVAVGVTALAGLAVVVAVFSTATSVRLKSPWSRRKRKHALSAQQWRLFFTPDGKLRDGGVKLVKKVRSGGVDPSIRAEVWPFLLGVYELNSSKEEREIVRSQKRKEYEKLRRQCRRLIKRENDSSKLNGDGSRFTHDTGSPSSEDVVSARESLSSEDKIPDVEYSDDPSSTLLDGDDDGSRENTNADSKAVNSDSSDSDSSEEPEVIHAFPSCEGREENDHDVTSKDESSPLRTEVQSNLNIEDFATWQRIIRLDAVRTNSDWIPHAPSQAEVSQDRASRTAEAVGLKDYSHLEPCRIFHAARLVAILEAYALYDPEIGYCQGMSDLLSPIAAVITEDHEAFWCFVGFMKKARHNFRLDEVGIRRQLSIVSKIIKCKDSHLYRHLEKLQAEDCFFVYRMVVVLFRRELTFEQTVCLWEVMWADQAAIRAGIGKSAWSRIRQRAPPTDDLLLFAIAASVLQKRKLIIEKYSSMDEIIRECNSISGQLDIWKLLDDAHDLVVNLHDKIETSFS
- the LOC103439927 gene encoding rab GTPase-activating protein 22 isoform X1 — encoded protein: MRALRRTQTSSSPSSSNSSHSSSSLSSSSSSSWIYLRSVLLIVSSSSPAHCSSSDRVRLKSPWSRRKRKHALSAQQWRLFFTPDGKLRDGGVKLVKKVRSGGVDPSIRAEVWPFLLGVYELNSSKEEREIVRSQKRKEYEKLRRQCRRLIKRENDSSKLNGDGSRFTHDTGSPSSEDVVSARESLSSEDKIPDVEYSDDPSSTLLDGDDDGSRENTNADSKAVNSDSSDSDSSEEPEVIHAFPSCEGREENDHDVTSKDESSPLRTEVQSNLNIEDFATWQRIIRLDAVRTNSDWIPHAPSQAEVSQDRASRTAEAVGLKDYSHLEPCRIFHAARLVAILEAYALYDPEIGYCQGMSDLLSPIAAVITEDHEAFWCFVGFMKKARHNFRLDEVGIRRQLSIVSKIIKCKDSHLYRHLEKLQAEDCFFVYRMVVVLFRRELTFEQTVCLWEVMWADQAAIRAGIGKSAWSRIRQRAPPTDDLLLFAIAASVLQKRKLIIEKYSSMDEIIRECNSISGQLDIWKLLDDAHDLVVNLHDKIETSFS